In the genome of Xenopus laevis strain J_2021 chromosome 1S, Xenopus_laevis_v10.1, whole genome shotgun sequence, one region contains:
- the LOC108706691 gene encoding probable protein S-acyltransferase 23 isoform X2, whose translation MAKDWAVRAEGVVAPHHMKPASCEATTSDVESMSSISDGQIFQAVKEGNIKKCQQVLEAETCAVLECYDEKGHTPVHWAALTGSIELIELFVDCKGPVDRPSQAELGQRPIHWAAVNGSIAVVDILLKAGVSLDVEDQKGCTPLITAAQYGQTALCCYLIGKGAKINLCDSEGDNALHWAAFKGHCELAHLLIYSGCNPQQTDNFGQTPLHLAVLSGNLPTVQLLCEQDTVDLECEDNNRNTPLKLAYGRKSRDIASFLQSTIVQAKKRHVSQFNWSTWLFGRPGKSKGPILFFYGNLFLWGYPTYFFKIVPVSYYALWELHIMFLLCNALMWAFFLKASHMDPGFLPQDTEEYKYAVKQAVNCNDWKDGKNPLNRLCHTCHLVKPLRSKHCRITNRCVSHFDHYCPYIYNDVGKQNRAFFVGFLTTMCMCCFIGVYLCWDCFYIVGSGILIGMGFVFLSIIGTISALMTVMCLYMAVVNITTNERINVKKYPYLKNDKGQFRNPFDRGFYLNFLEFLDIVVPLSEDNIQKKDLRIDI comes from the exons ATGGCCAAGGACTGGGCTGTCAGAGCAGAAGGAGTAGTGGCCCCCCATCACATGAAGCCCGCGAGCTGTGAAGCCACGACTTCTGATGTGGAGAGTATGAGCAGCATCAGCGATGGACAGATCTTTCAGGCTGTAAAAGAAGG gaataTAAAGAAATGTCAGCAAGTACTTGAAGCAGAAACCTGTGCTGTTTTGGAGTGTTACGATGAGAAGGGTCATACCCCTGTCCATTGGGCTGCTCTTACAGGATCTATTGAACTAATAGAGCTCTTTGTGGATTGTAAAGGACCTGTGGATAGACCAAGCCAGGCTGAGTTGGGGCAGCGCCCCATTCACTGGGCCGCTGTCAACGGCTCCATTGCTGTTGTAGACATTCTTCTGAAAGCAGGTGTATCTTTGGATGTAGAAGATCAAAAGGGATGTACTCCTTTAATTACAGCAGCTCAGTATGGACAAACTGCCTTGTGTTGCTACCTTATAGGAAAAGGTGCCAAGATCAACTTGTGTGATTCTGAAGGAGACAACGCCCTGCACTGGGCAGCATTTAAGG gtcactGTGAATTGGCTCACCTACTTATATACTCTGGCTGCAATCCACAGCAGACAGATAACTTTGGGCAG ACCCCTTTGCACTTAGCTGTATTAAGTGGAAATCTTCCAACAGTCCAACTATTATGTGAACAA GATACTGTTGATTTAGAATGTGAAGACAACAACAGAAATACCCCCTTGAAGCTGGCTTACGGACGAAAATCCAGGGATATTGCCTCCTTTTTACAAAGCACAATCGTGCAAGCAAAAAAGCGTCATGTCAGCCAGTTTAACTGGAG TACATGGCTATTTGGTCGCCCAGGTAAATCAAAAGGGCCCATCTTATTCTTTTATGGAAATTTATTCCTATGGGGATATCCAACTTATTTCTTTAAg ATTGTGCCTGTTTCATATTATGCTCTCTGGGAGCTGCATATTATGTTCCTGCTGTGCAATGCACTCATGTGGGCTTTCTTCTTAAAAGCTTCACATATGGACCCTGGTTTTCTACCTCAGGATACAGAAGAATATAAATACGCTGTTAAACAG GCTGTAAATTGTAATGATTGGAAAGATGGCAAAAACCCTTTGAACAGACTGTGTCATACTTGTCATCTTGTGAAGCCACTACGCTCCAAGCACTGTCGCATCACAAATCGATGTGTGTCCCACTTTGACCACTATTGTCCTTACATCTACAATGACGTTGGGAAGCAGAACAG AGCATTCTTTGTAGGATTCCTGACCACCATGTGCATGTGCTGTTTCATTGGAGTCTATCTGTGTTGGGATTGCTTCTACATAGTTGGGAGTGGCATCTTGATTGGAATGGGCTTCGTTTTTCTTTCTATTATTGGCACAATTTCAGCTCTCATGACTGTGATGTGT CTTTATATGGCTGTTGTAAACATCACAACCAATGAGAggataaatgtgaaaaaataccCATACCTGAAAAATGACAAGGGTCAGTTTAGGAATCCATTTGATCGTGGATTTTATCTCAACTTCTTGGAGTTTCTTGACATTGTGGTGCCCCTTTCTGAAGATAACATCCAAAAAAAGGATCTGAGAattgatatttaa
- the LOC108706691 gene encoding probable protein S-acyltransferase 23 isoform X1 — protein MIQSASRPLFRLSRHSTIPAGGRDSLQHTMAKDWAVRAEGVVAPHHMKPASCEATTSDVESMSSISDGQIFQAVKEGNIKKCQQVLEAETCAVLECYDEKGHTPVHWAALTGSIELIELFVDCKGPVDRPSQAELGQRPIHWAAVNGSIAVVDILLKAGVSLDVEDQKGCTPLITAAQYGQTALCCYLIGKGAKINLCDSEGDNALHWAAFKGHCELAHLLIYSGCNPQQTDNFGQTPLHLAVLSGNLPTVQLLCEQDTVDLECEDNNRNTPLKLAYGRKSRDIASFLQSTIVQAKKRHVSQFNWSTWLFGRPGKSKGPILFFYGNLFLWGYPTYFFKIVPVSYYALWELHIMFLLCNALMWAFFLKASHMDPGFLPQDTEEYKYAVKQAVNCNDWKDGKNPLNRLCHTCHLVKPLRSKHCRITNRCVSHFDHYCPYIYNDVGKQNRAFFVGFLTTMCMCCFIGVYLCWDCFYIVGSGILIGMGFVFLSIIGTISALMTVMCLYMAVVNITTNERINVKKYPYLKNDKGQFRNPFDRGFYLNFLEFLDIVVPLSEDNIQKKDLRIDI, from the exons ATGATACAATCTGCATCTCGTCCTCTCTTCAGGCTTAGCCGGCACAGCACTATCCCAGCAGGAGGCAGAGATTCCCTGCAGCACACAATGGCCAAGGACTGGGCTGTCAGAGCAGAAGGAGTAGTGGCCCCCCATCACATGAAGCCCGCGAGCTGTGAAGCCACGACTTCTGATGTGGAGAGTATGAGCAGCATCAGCGATGGACAGATCTTTCAGGCTGTAAAAGAAGG gaataTAAAGAAATGTCAGCAAGTACTTGAAGCAGAAACCTGTGCTGTTTTGGAGTGTTACGATGAGAAGGGTCATACCCCTGTCCATTGGGCTGCTCTTACAGGATCTATTGAACTAATAGAGCTCTTTGTGGATTGTAAAGGACCTGTGGATAGACCAAGCCAGGCTGAGTTGGGGCAGCGCCCCATTCACTGGGCCGCTGTCAACGGCTCCATTGCTGTTGTAGACATTCTTCTGAAAGCAGGTGTATCTTTGGATGTAGAAGATCAAAAGGGATGTACTCCTTTAATTACAGCAGCTCAGTATGGACAAACTGCCTTGTGTTGCTACCTTATAGGAAAAGGTGCCAAGATCAACTTGTGTGATTCTGAAGGAGACAACGCCCTGCACTGGGCAGCATTTAAGG gtcactGTGAATTGGCTCACCTACTTATATACTCTGGCTGCAATCCACAGCAGACAGATAACTTTGGGCAG ACCCCTTTGCACTTAGCTGTATTAAGTGGAAATCTTCCAACAGTCCAACTATTATGTGAACAA GATACTGTTGATTTAGAATGTGAAGACAACAACAGAAATACCCCCTTGAAGCTGGCTTACGGACGAAAATCCAGGGATATTGCCTCCTTTTTACAAAGCACAATCGTGCAAGCAAAAAAGCGTCATGTCAGCCAGTTTAACTGGAG TACATGGCTATTTGGTCGCCCAGGTAAATCAAAAGGGCCCATCTTATTCTTTTATGGAAATTTATTCCTATGGGGATATCCAACTTATTTCTTTAAg ATTGTGCCTGTTTCATATTATGCTCTCTGGGAGCTGCATATTATGTTCCTGCTGTGCAATGCACTCATGTGGGCTTTCTTCTTAAAAGCTTCACATATGGACCCTGGTTTTCTACCTCAGGATACAGAAGAATATAAATACGCTGTTAAACAG GCTGTAAATTGTAATGATTGGAAAGATGGCAAAAACCCTTTGAACAGACTGTGTCATACTTGTCATCTTGTGAAGCCACTACGCTCCAAGCACTGTCGCATCACAAATCGATGTGTGTCCCACTTTGACCACTATTGTCCTTACATCTACAATGACGTTGGGAAGCAGAACAG AGCATTCTTTGTAGGATTCCTGACCACCATGTGCATGTGCTGTTTCATTGGAGTCTATCTGTGTTGGGATTGCTTCTACATAGTTGGGAGTGGCATCTTGATTGGAATGGGCTTCGTTTTTCTTTCTATTATTGGCACAATTTCAGCTCTCATGACTGTGATGTGT CTTTATATGGCTGTTGTAAACATCACAACCAATGAGAggataaatgtgaaaaaataccCATACCTGAAAAATGACAAGGGTCAGTTTAGGAATCCATTTGATCGTGGATTTTATCTCAACTTCTTGGAGTTTCTTGACATTGTGGTGCCCCTTTCTGAAGATAACATCCAAAAAAAGGATCTGAGAattgatatttaa